The following proteins are encoded in a genomic region of Pseudoxanthomonas suwonensis 11-1:
- a CDS encoding NCS2 family permease, translated as MSLPERLFKLHEHGTSTRTEALAGLTTFLTMSYIVFVNPAILATTGMDPGAVFVATCLAAALGSAVMALAANFPVGMAPGMGLNAFFAFTVVGAAGLPWEQALAAVLLSGIVFLLLTVTGVRRWLVDGIPVSLRSAIVAGIGLFLAIIALQKSSVVIGDADTLVRLGPMTEPEPLLALGGFLLIAILEARRVRGAILIGILAVTATAWAMGLVQWNGLVSLPPSLEPTFLKLDLPGLLHWEDGAGWSVLLQVVLVFVLVEVFDATGTLYGVTSRAGLLKLADGNKRFGRALLADSTAILAGSLLGTSSTTAYAESASGVQAGGRTGLTALVVAALFLAALLFSPLAAMVPPYATAPALLFVAGLMLRELVEIEWSELTEAVPAALCALAMPFTYSIANGLAFGFIAYAVLKAGTGRWREVHPAVWLVAMLFALRYALA; from the coding sequence ATGTCCCTGCCCGAACGCCTGTTCAAGCTCCACGAACACGGCACCAGCACGCGCACCGAGGCGCTGGCCGGCCTGACCACCTTCCTGACGATGTCCTACATCGTCTTCGTGAACCCGGCGATCCTGGCGACCACCGGCATGGACCCGGGCGCGGTATTCGTGGCCACCTGCCTGGCAGCTGCGCTGGGCTCGGCGGTGATGGCGCTGGCGGCCAACTTCCCGGTCGGCATGGCCCCGGGCATGGGGCTCAATGCGTTCTTCGCCTTCACCGTGGTCGGCGCCGCGGGCCTGCCTTGGGAACAGGCGCTGGCGGCGGTGCTGCTGTCGGGCATCGTGTTCCTGCTGCTGACCGTGACCGGCGTGCGCCGCTGGCTGGTGGACGGCATCCCGGTGTCGCTGCGCAGCGCGATCGTGGCCGGTATCGGCCTGTTCCTGGCGATCATCGCCCTGCAGAAATCCAGCGTCGTGATAGGCGATGCCGACACCCTGGTGCGGCTGGGTCCGATGACCGAGCCGGAACCGCTGCTGGCGCTGGGCGGCTTCCTGCTGATCGCCATCCTCGAGGCGCGCCGGGTACGCGGCGCGATCCTGATCGGCATCCTCGCCGTCACCGCCACCGCCTGGGCGATGGGCCTGGTGCAGTGGAACGGGCTGGTGTCGCTGCCACCCAGCCTGGAGCCGACCTTCCTCAAGCTCGACCTGCCCGGCCTGCTGCACTGGGAGGACGGCGCTGGCTGGTCGGTGCTGCTGCAGGTGGTGCTGGTGTTCGTGCTGGTGGAGGTGTTCGACGCCACCGGCACCCTGTACGGGGTGACCAGCCGCGCAGGCCTGCTGAAGCTGGCCGATGGCAACAAGCGCTTCGGCCGCGCCCTGCTTGCCGACAGCACCGCGATCCTGGCCGGCTCCCTGCTGGGTACCAGCTCGACCACCGCGTACGCCGAGAGCGCGTCCGGCGTGCAGGCCGGAGGCCGCACCGGCCTCACCGCCCTGGTGGTGGCCGCCCTGTTCCTGGCCGCATTGCTTTTCTCCCCGCTGGCGGCGATGGTGCCGCCCTACGCCACCGCGCCGGCGCTGCTGTTCGTTGCCGGGCTGATGCTGCGCGAGCTGGTGGAGATAGAGTGGAGCGAGCTGACCGAGGCGGTGCCGGCCGCGCTGTGCGCGCTGGCCATGCCCTTCACCTACTCCATCGCCAATGGCCTGGCCTTCGGCTTCATCGCCTATGCGGTGCTGAAGGCCGGCACCGGCCGCTGGCGCGAGGTGCATCCGGCGGTGTGGCTGGTGGCCATGCTGTTCGCGCTGCGCTACGCACTGGCCTGA
- the ettA gene encoding energy-dependent translational throttle protein EttA, which produces MSSQYIYTMNRVSKVVPPKRQIIKDISLSFFPGAKIGLLGLNGAGKSTVLKIMAGVDTDFEGEARPQPGIKVGYLPQEPQLDPEMTVREAVEEGVGEVLQAQAALDKVYAAYAEDGADFDALAKEQERLEAILASGDAHTLEQQLDVAADALRLPPWDAKIGNLSGGEKRRVALCRLLLQKPDMLLLDEPTNHLDAESVEWLEQFLARYTGTVVAVTHDRYFLDNAAEWILELDRGRGIPWKGNYTEWLQQKEERLKQEENQEKARQKAIAKELEWARQNAKGGRSKGKARLARLDELQSVEYQRRNETNEIFIPPGERLGNSVIEFKNVSKKFGDRLLIDDLSFIVPAGAIVGIIGPNGAGKSTLFKMITGHETPDSGQIVIGPTVNLAYVDQSRDKLEGDKTVFEEVSGGLDILNINGVEIQSRAYIGRFNFKGQDQQKRVGSLSGGERGRLHMAKTLLQGGNVLLLDEPSNDLDIETLRALEDALLEFPGNAFVISHDRWFLDRIATHILAFEGDSHVEFFQGNYREYEEDKKRRMGDEAGPKRLRFKALK; this is translated from the coding sequence ATGTCCTCGCAGTACATCTACACCATGAACCGGGTCAGCAAGGTGGTCCCGCCCAAGCGGCAGATCATCAAGGACATCTCGCTGAGCTTCTTCCCGGGCGCCAAGATCGGCCTGCTGGGCCTCAACGGCGCCGGCAAGTCCACCGTGCTGAAGATCATGGCCGGCGTGGACACCGACTTCGAGGGCGAGGCCCGCCCGCAGCCCGGCATCAAGGTCGGCTACCTGCCGCAGGAGCCGCAGCTGGATCCGGAGATGACCGTGCGCGAAGCGGTCGAGGAAGGCGTGGGCGAAGTGCTGCAGGCCCAGGCCGCGCTCGACAAGGTCTACGCGGCCTATGCCGAGGACGGCGCCGACTTCGACGCCCTGGCCAAGGAGCAGGAGCGGCTGGAGGCGATCCTCGCCAGCGGCGATGCGCACACCCTCGAGCAGCAGCTGGACGTGGCCGCCGACGCGCTGCGCCTGCCGCCGTGGGACGCGAAGATCGGCAACCTGTCCGGCGGCGAGAAGCGCCGCGTCGCGCTGTGCCGCCTGCTGCTGCAGAAGCCGGACATGCTGCTGCTGGACGAGCCGACCAACCACCTGGACGCCGAGTCGGTCGAGTGGCTGGAGCAGTTCCTGGCCCGCTACACCGGCACCGTGGTGGCGGTGACCCATGACCGCTACTTCCTCGACAACGCCGCCGAGTGGATCCTCGAGCTGGACCGCGGCCGCGGCATCCCGTGGAAGGGCAACTACACCGAGTGGCTGCAGCAGAAGGAAGAGCGACTCAAGCAGGAAGAGAACCAGGAGAAGGCGCGCCAGAAGGCGATCGCCAAGGAACTGGAGTGGGCCCGCCAGAACGCCAAGGGCGGCCGTTCCAAGGGCAAGGCCCGCCTGGCCCGCCTGGACGAGCTGCAGTCGGTCGAGTACCAGCGCCGCAACGAGACCAACGAGATCTTCATCCCGCCGGGCGAGCGCCTGGGCAACTCGGTGATCGAGTTCAAGAACGTCTCCAAGAAGTTCGGCGACCGCCTGCTGATCGACGACCTCAGCTTCATCGTGCCGGCGGGCGCGATCGTCGGCATCATCGGCCCCAACGGCGCCGGCAAGTCGACCCTGTTCAAGATGATCACCGGCCACGAGACGCCCGATTCGGGCCAGATCGTGATCGGCCCGACCGTGAACCTGGCCTACGTCGACCAGAGCCGCGACAAGCTGGAAGGCGACAAGACCGTGTTCGAGGAAGTGTCCGGCGGCCTGGACATCCTCAACATCAACGGCGTGGAGATCCAGTCGCGCGCCTATATCGGCCGCTTCAACTTCAAGGGCCAGGACCAGCAGAAGCGCGTGGGCTCGCTGTCCGGCGGCGAGCGCGGCCGCCTGCACATGGCCAAGACCCTGCTGCAGGGCGGCAACGTGCTGCTGCTGGACGAACCGTCCAACGACCTGGACATCGAGACCCTGCGTGCGCTGGAAGACGCGCTGCTGGAATTCCCGGGCAATGCGTTCGTGATCTCGCATGACCGCTGGTTCCTGGACCGCATCGCCACCCACATCCTCGCTTTCGAGGGCGACTCGCACGTGGAGTTCTTCCAGGGCAACTACCGCGAGTACGAGGAAGACAAGAAGCGCCGTATGGGCGACGAGGCCGGCCCCAAGCGTCTGCGCTTCAAGGCCCTGAAGTAA
- the nrdR gene encoding transcriptional regulator NrdR: MHCPFCQHNDTRVIDSRVSEDGATIRRRRECEACGERFSTLETVELKLPSIIKGDGRREQFDAKKLRQGFDRALQKRPVAEEQVEAAVRAVVHAVRMSGERELPSRRVGEFVMDELRKLDHVAYVRFASVYRSFQDVDDFREEIEKLQRSLPSSEQLPLLDAADAAAAAHGRVAERSKKR; the protein is encoded by the coding sequence ATGCATTGCCCCTTCTGCCAGCACAACGACACCCGCGTGATCGACTCGCGCGTGTCCGAGGACGGCGCCACCATCCGTCGGCGCCGCGAATGCGAGGCCTGCGGCGAACGCTTCTCCACCCTCGAGACCGTGGAACTGAAGTTGCCGTCGATCATCAAGGGCGACGGCCGGCGCGAGCAGTTCGACGCCAAGAAGCTGCGCCAGGGCTTCGACCGCGCGCTGCAGAAGCGCCCGGTGGCCGAGGAGCAGGTCGAGGCCGCGGTGCGCGCGGTGGTCCACGCCGTGCGCATGAGCGGCGAGCGCGAGCTTCCGTCTCGGCGCGTCGGCGAGTTCGTGATGGACGAGCTGCGCAAGCTCGACCACGTGGCCTACGTGCGCTTCGCCTCGGTCTACCGCAGCTTCCAGGACGTGGACGATTTCCGCGAGGAGATCGAGAAGCTCCAGCGCAGCCTGCCGTCCAGCGAGCAGCTGCCGCTGCTGGACGCCGCCGACGCGGCCGCGGCCGCGCACGGGCGCGTGGCCGAGCGGTCGAAGAAGCGCTGA
- a CDS encoding TonB-dependent receptor, which yields MSHKLKKKFRSRAMFTIVGGMIVINPAFAQDSQQATQLDTVQVTGLRSSLDQAMNIKRDSAGIVDAVSAEDIGKFPDTNLAESLQRITGISIERRDGEGAQVTARGFGPQFNLVTLNGRQVPGADAFGAPGQVAVGGVNGGTRAFNFAQLASEAVGGLEVYKTGQAHVPSGGIGATINILTARPFNNRGGDVVASAGVKGVYDKSQPFDTDIQPEVSGIFSYANTDKTWGVSISASQQKRRGGSVQATENAWNVQEWTGSLPGNPAVVNAPDAGELYAWPNDIRYAFSDFERERVNAQAVLQFAPSDALTFTLDYTHSTNEITEKRGEMGMWLQNDAYTNVEFDRSGAVATPIYIREISTAGSSPFKDFGMEQQRNAQKYKFDQIGLNVDWQVNDSFRLSFDAHNSKTESNPNDPLTGGGALYVSIAGTNNCVGTGAPNCGGHYVQELRFNNGLPVGARTWYPTLADAQAGTNGVVNPPWEEGQVGSQVLRINAQRQESEIKQGRIDGEWVFDDGRFSFGVDTNTVTLRQQNNSESYNALGNWSVDNVASDTQAGLIDLLTPYDVVGMFNDFSATGAFRSGFRGDAGQLAEWARSVYGTNIGVNPILNTNSTVEEKTHAAYFQVDLGGELAGRPVNTRLGLRYETTDVSAVNVVANRAAINWQSNNDFQILDGAPGDVTVYRDDNSYSYLLPNLDFSIDFTDTLKGRASFSRTIARAPFTSLAAGPGNVNTPTGSILLNESSRASADTQNTKLKPLESNNIDLALEWYFADASYLSATYWNKQVNNFLGTSVERGTMYDLTDPTSGPDAQAALAFLDSSACVAQVQAAGGNPNSACAGNDTNLFTALAMLRNAAATGGLAAYNGSQALAMESLYDIEGLPTDPLYVFNISRPVNQNTAKLNGWELAGQYFFGDSGFGVYANYTIVNGDVGFDNGSIAEQFALLGLSDTANVMLMYEKYGWSARLAWNWRDEYLILSNENGSSHNPYYVEEYDQIDLSVTYQLNDNWAFSVEAINLTGEDVRWHGRTGSQIVRLVDQEPRYMVGVRYKF from the coding sequence ATGAGCCACAAGCTGAAGAAGAAGTTCCGCTCGCGGGCGATGTTCACCATCGTCGGCGGCATGATCGTCATCAATCCCGCGTTCGCGCAGGATTCGCAGCAAGCCACCCAGCTGGACACCGTGCAGGTCACCGGCCTGCGCAGTTCGCTGGACCAGGCGATGAACATCAAGCGCGATTCGGCGGGCATCGTCGACGCGGTCAGCGCCGAGGACATCGGCAAGTTCCCGGATACCAACCTCGCCGAGTCCCTGCAACGCATCACCGGCATCTCGATCGAGCGCCGCGACGGCGAGGGCGCCCAGGTCACCGCCCGCGGCTTCGGACCGCAGTTCAACCTGGTCACCCTCAACGGCCGCCAGGTGCCGGGTGCCGACGCCTTCGGCGCGCCGGGCCAGGTCGCGGTGGGCGGCGTGAACGGCGGCACCCGCGCGTTCAACTTCGCCCAGCTGGCCTCCGAGGCGGTGGGCGGCCTGGAGGTCTACAAGACCGGCCAGGCGCATGTCCCGTCAGGCGGCATCGGCGCGACCATCAACATCCTCACCGCGCGCCCGTTCAACAACCGCGGCGGCGACGTGGTGGCCAGCGCTGGCGTGAAGGGCGTCTACGACAAGTCGCAGCCGTTCGACACCGACATCCAGCCGGAAGTCTCCGGCATCTTCAGCTACGCCAACACCGACAAGACCTGGGGCGTCAGCATCAGCGCCAGCCAGCAGAAGCGCCGTGGCGGCTCGGTCCAGGCCACCGAGAACGCCTGGAACGTGCAGGAGTGGACCGGCTCGCTGCCGGGCAACCCGGCCGTGGTCAACGCGCCGGACGCGGGCGAGCTGTACGCGTGGCCGAACGACATCCGCTACGCCTTCTCCGACTTCGAGCGCGAGCGCGTCAATGCCCAGGCCGTGCTGCAGTTCGCCCCCAGCGACGCCCTGACCTTCACCCTCGACTACACCCACTCGACCAACGAGATCACCGAGAAGCGCGGCGAGATGGGCATGTGGCTGCAGAACGACGCCTATACCAACGTCGAGTTCGACCGCAGCGGCGCCGTCGCGACCCCGATCTACATCCGCGAGATCTCCACCGCAGGCTCCTCGCCGTTCAAGGACTTCGGCATGGAGCAGCAGCGCAACGCGCAGAAGTACAAGTTCGACCAGATCGGCCTGAACGTCGACTGGCAGGTCAACGACAGCTTCCGCCTGTCGTTCGACGCCCACAACTCCAAGACCGAGAGCAACCCGAACGACCCGCTGACCGGCGGCGGCGCGCTCTACGTCAGCATCGCCGGCACCAACAACTGCGTCGGCACCGGTGCGCCGAACTGCGGCGGCCACTACGTGCAGGAACTGCGCTTCAACAACGGCCTGCCGGTCGGCGCGCGCACCTGGTACCCGACCCTGGCCGACGCCCAGGCCGGCACCAACGGCGTGGTCAACCCGCCGTGGGAGGAAGGCCAGGTCGGTTCGCAGGTCCTGCGCATCAATGCCCAGCGCCAGGAATCGGAGATCAAGCAGGGCCGCATCGACGGCGAGTGGGTGTTCGACGACGGCCGCTTCAGCTTCGGCGTGGACACCAACACCGTCACCCTGCGCCAGCAGAACAACTCCGAGAGCTACAACGCGCTGGGCAACTGGAGCGTGGACAACGTCGCCAGCGATACCCAGGCCGGGCTGATCGACCTGCTGACCCCGTACGACGTGGTCGGCATGTTCAACGACTTCAGCGCCACCGGCGCCTTCCGCAGTGGCTTCCGCGGCGACGCCGGCCAGCTGGCGGAGTGGGCCCGCTCGGTCTATGGCACCAACATCGGCGTCAACCCGATCCTCAACACCAACAGCACGGTGGAGGAGAAGACCCACGCGGCGTACTTCCAGGTGGACCTCGGCGGCGAGCTGGCCGGCCGCCCGGTGAACACCCGCCTGGGCCTGCGCTACGAGACCACCGACGTGTCGGCGGTCAACGTCGTGGCCAACCGCGCGGCGATCAACTGGCAGTCCAACAACGACTTCCAGATCCTGGACGGCGCCCCGGGCGACGTCACCGTGTACCGGGACGACAACAGCTACAGCTACCTGCTGCCGAACCTGGATTTCTCGATCGACTTCACCGACACCCTCAAGGGTCGTGCCTCGTTCAGCCGCACCATCGCCCGCGCGCCGTTCACCAGCCTGGCCGCCGGCCCCGGCAACGTGAACACCCCGACCGGTTCGATCCTGCTCAACGAATCCAGCCGTGCCTCGGCCGATACGCAGAACACCAAGCTGAAGCCGCTGGAGTCGAACAACATCGACCTGGCGCTGGAGTGGTACTTCGCCGACGCCAGCTACCTGAGCGCGACCTACTGGAACAAGCAGGTCAACAACTTCCTCGGCACCTCCGTCGAGCGCGGGACCATGTACGACCTGACCGACCCGACCTCCGGTCCGGACGCGCAGGCGGCCCTGGCGTTCCTCGACAGCTCGGCGTGCGTGGCCCAGGTGCAGGCGGCCGGCGGCAACCCGAACAGCGCGTGCGCGGGCAACGACACCAACCTGTTCACCGCCCTGGCCATGCTTCGCAACGCCGCCGCGACCGGCGGCCTGGCCGCGTACAACGGCAGCCAGGCGCTGGCGATGGAGAGCCTGTACGACATCGAGGGCCTGCCGACCGACCCGCTGTACGTGTTCAACATCAGCCGTCCGGTCAACCAGAACACGGCCAAGCTCAACGGCTGGGAACTGGCGGGCCAGTACTTCTTCGGCGACAGCGGCTTCGGCGTGTACGCCAACTACACCATCGTCAACGGCGACGTCGGCTTCGACAACGGCTCCATCGCCGAGCAGTTCGCGCTGCTGGGCCTGAGCGACACCGCCAACGTGATGCTGATGTACGAGAAGTACGGCTGGTCGGCCCGCCTGGCGTGGAACTGGCGCGACGAGTACCTGATCCTCAGCAACGAGAATGGCAGCTCGCACAACCCGTACTACGTCGAGGAGTACGACCAGATCGACCTGAGCGTGACCTACCAGCTCAACGACAACTGGGCCTTCAGCGTGGAGGCGATCAACCTGACCGGCGAGGACGTGCGCTGGCACGGCCGCACCGGCAGCCAGATCGTCAGGCTGGTGGACCAGGAGCCGCGCTACATGGTCGGCGTGCGCTACAAGTTCTGA
- the glyA gene encoding serine hydroxymethyltransferase — MYSRDARIASYDPELAQAIADEARRQEDHVELIASENYASPLVMEAQGSQLTNKYAEGYPHKRYYGGCEYVDVAEQLAIDRVKQLFDADYANVQPHSGSQANQAVYFALLQAGDTILGMSLAHGGHLTHGAKVNASGKLFNAIQYGVNDQGLIDYDEVERLAVEHKPKMVVAGFSAYSQVIDWARFRAIADKVGAYLFVDMAHVAGLVAAGVYPNPLPHAHVVTSTTHKTLRGPRGGIILAGAEGAGEKFEEISKKLQSIVFPGIQGGPLMHVIAAKAVAFKEALEPGFKAYQQQVVKNAQAMADTLIARGYKIVSGGTRNHLMLVDMIGKDVSGKDAEAALGKAHITVNKNSVPNDPRSPFVTSGLRLGTPAVTTRGYTEQDCVDLANWIADVLDAPNDDSVIEAVKAKVTEQCRKYPVYG, encoded by the coding sequence ATGTACTCGCGTGATGCCCGTATTGCGTCCTACGACCCCGAACTGGCCCAGGCCATCGCAGACGAGGCCCGCCGCCAGGAGGACCACGTCGAGCTGATCGCCAGCGAGAACTACGCCAGCCCGCTGGTGATGGAGGCGCAGGGCAGCCAGCTGACCAACAAGTACGCCGAGGGCTACCCGCACAAGCGTTACTACGGCGGCTGCGAGTACGTCGACGTGGCCGAGCAGCTGGCCATCGACCGGGTCAAGCAGCTGTTCGACGCCGACTACGCCAACGTGCAGCCGCACAGCGGCTCGCAGGCCAACCAGGCGGTGTACTTCGCCCTGCTGCAGGCCGGCGACACCATCCTCGGCATGTCGCTGGCCCACGGCGGCCACCTGACCCACGGTGCCAAGGTCAACGCCTCCGGCAAGCTGTTCAACGCCATCCAGTACGGCGTCAACGACCAGGGCCTGATCGACTACGACGAGGTCGAGCGCCTGGCCGTGGAGCACAAGCCGAAGATGGTCGTGGCCGGCTTCTCCGCCTACTCGCAGGTGATCGACTGGGCGCGCTTCCGCGCCATCGCCGACAAGGTCGGCGCCTACCTGTTCGTGGACATGGCCCACGTCGCCGGCCTGGTCGCCGCCGGCGTGTACCCGAACCCGCTGCCGCACGCGCACGTGGTGACTTCCACCACCCACAAGACCCTGCGCGGTCCGCGTGGCGGCATCATCCTGGCCGGCGCCGAGGGTGCGGGCGAGAAGTTCGAGGAGATCAGCAAGAAGCTGCAGTCGATCGTGTTCCCGGGCATCCAGGGCGGTCCGCTGATGCACGTGATCGCGGCCAAGGCCGTGGCCTTCAAGGAAGCCCTGGAGCCGGGGTTCAAGGCCTACCAGCAGCAGGTGGTGAAGAACGCGCAGGCCATGGCCGACACCCTCATCGCGCGCGGCTACAAGATCGTTTCCGGTGGCACCCGGAACCACCTGATGCTGGTGGACATGATCGGCAAGGACGTGTCCGGCAAGGATGCGGAGGCCGCGCTGGGCAAGGCCCACATCACCGTCAACAAGAACTCGGTGCCCAACGACCCGCGTTCGCCGTTCGTGACCTCCGGCCTGCGCCTGGGTACCCCGGCGGTGACCACCCGCGGCTACACCGAGCAGGACTGCGTGGACCTGGCCAACTGGATCGCCGACGTGCTCGACGCGCCGAACGACGACAGCGTGATCGAGGCCGTCAAGGCGAAGGTCACCGAGCAGTGCCGCAAGTACCCGGTCTACGGTTGA
- a CDS encoding DUF3667 domain-containing protein → MSDTQCMECGHAGEPGHMFCPACGRQARAPRIDWHYLAEQVRHGILNLERGFLYSLCNLLLRPGRLIRDYIDGQRARQVKPLTLLLVTAAAVVLVGRLVADGDVIGSTISAGAGLAGNPELAGSPAAQEATRTLESWVNRNFALVTLLLLPLEAAGLRLAFRGVGGLNYPEWLVVTAFLSAQGFVFMAAGLLLQRWIPGATAWAVYAAMACLLFSLAQFFAGYPWWKTVLRGLLGLLLYAVVQSLATAAALALYDAVR, encoded by the coding sequence ATGTCGGATACCCAGTGCATGGAATGCGGGCATGCCGGCGAGCCGGGCCACATGTTCTGTCCTGCCTGCGGCCGGCAGGCGAGGGCGCCGCGGATCGACTGGCACTACCTGGCCGAGCAGGTCCGGCACGGGATCCTGAACCTCGAGCGCGGCTTCCTGTACTCGCTGTGCAACCTGCTGCTGCGCCCGGGCAGGCTGATCCGCGACTACATCGACGGCCAGCGGGCGCGCCAGGTGAAGCCGCTGACGCTGCTGCTGGTCACCGCCGCGGCCGTCGTGCTGGTTGGACGCCTGGTCGCCGATGGCGATGTCATCGGCTCGACCATTTCCGCAGGCGCGGGGCTTGCCGGCAATCCGGAGCTGGCCGGGTCGCCCGCCGCGCAGGAGGCCACCCGGACGCTGGAGTCGTGGGTCAACCGCAATTTCGCCCTGGTGACCCTGCTGCTGCTGCCGCTGGAGGCGGCGGGCCTGCGGCTCGCCTTCCGCGGTGTCGGCGGCCTCAACTATCCGGAATGGCTGGTGGTGACCGCCTTCCTCTCGGCGCAGGGCTTCGTGTTCATGGCGGCGGGGCTGCTGCTGCAGCGCTGGATCCCGGGCGCGACCGCGTGGGCGGTATACGCAGCGATGGCCTGCCTGCTGTTCTCGCTGGCACAGTTCTTCGCCGGCTATCCGTGGTGGAAGACCGTGCTGCGCGGCCTCCTCGGCCTGCTCCTGTACGCGGTCGTGCAGTCGCTGGCGACGGCAGCGGCATTGGCCCTGTACGACGCGGTGCGCTGA
- a CDS encoding RcnB family protein, with product MKRTQLIALTVAALLGLGAAVPPAEAAGAGDRHGWNRGHDRGHDRGHDRRDHRGPARKHHDRRDDRAYYGPGHGYHPRPVVVHHRPAPPPRHVWARGQRFHDHYHGPVYVVSDYPRYHLRRPPHGHHWVRDDRGNMLLVAIATGVIADLILHH from the coding sequence ATGAAGCGCACTCAACTGATCGCCCTGACCGTCGCCGCCCTGCTGGGCCTCGGTGCCGCGGTGCCCCCCGCCGAAGCCGCCGGTGCCGGCGACCGCCATGGCTGGAACCGTGGCCACGACCGCGGGCACGATCGCGGCCATGACCGCCGCGACCATCGCGGCCCGGCCAGGAAGCACCATGACCGTCGCGACGACCGCGCCTATTACGGTCCCGGCCATGGTTACCACCCGCGCCCGGTCGTGGTCCACCACCGTCCGGCCCCGCCGCCGCGCCACGTCTGGGCCCGCGGCCAGCGCTTCCATGACCACTACCATGGTCCGGTCTACGTGGTGAGCGACTACCCGCGCTACCACCTGCGCCGTCCGCCGCACGGCCACCACTGGGTGCGCGACGACCGCGGCAACATGCTCCTGGTGGCCATCGCCACCGGCGTCATCGCCGACCTGATCCTGCACCACTGA
- a CDS encoding GNAT family N-acetyltransferase, with protein MRIDWLSAHPRHAAALAEAHVQAFGALLPGWTAEQALAELRAHDRPATVPSTLVALDGDGEWLGSVSLLAEDHPDIPQYSPWLASLYVRPEARGNGTGRALVARAVAEAAALGIGTLYLYCTPAVAGWYLGLGWRQHEVLHLGPLVVHVLAIDCREHA; from the coding sequence GTGCGCATCGACTGGCTCAGCGCGCATCCTCGGCATGCCGCCGCGCTGGCCGAAGCCCATGTGCAGGCCTTCGGCGCGCTGCTGCCTGGCTGGACCGCGGAGCAGGCGCTGGCCGAACTGCGCGCGCACGACCGCCCGGCGACGGTTCCCTCCACCCTGGTGGCGCTCGACGGGGATGGCGAGTGGCTGGGTTCGGTAAGCCTGCTGGCCGAGGACCATCCGGACATCCCGCAATACTCGCCCTGGCTGGCCAGCCTGTACGTGCGCCCGGAGGCGCGCGGCAACGGCACCGGCCGCGCCCTGGTGGCGCGCGCGGTGGCCGAGGCGGCCGCGCTGGGGATCGGGACCCTCTACCTGTACTGCACGCCCGCCGTTGCCGGCTGGTACCTCGGCCTCGGCTGGCGCCAGCACGAGGTGCTGCACCTGGGGCCGCTGGTGGTGCACGTGCTCGCGATCGACTGCCGGGAACACGCATGA
- the ribD gene encoding bifunctional diaminohydroxyphosphoribosylaminopyrimidine deaminase/5-amino-6-(5-phosphoribosylamino)uracil reductase RibD: MTTTFDAFDHACMARALQLAARGLYTARPNPVVGCVVAKDGAVVGEGWHPRAGEPHAEVFALREAGERARGATAYVTLEPCAHHGRTPPCAEALVQAGVARVVAAMRDPFPRVDGAGFARLQAAGIAVAAGLMEGQARDLNRGFLSRFTRGRPWLRVKLAASLDGRTAMASGESKWITGEAARADVQRWRARSGAILTGADTVLADDPALTVRLGDATPFQPPLRVVLDSRLRSLAMPRVRDGSAPTLYLHGPDAVPPPGLDAEFAVVPTRDGHLDLESALRLLAGRDINEVQVEAGPALCGALLHAGLVDELLLYQAPLVLGDTARPLFAGLGIEAMAQRLRLELVEAAMVGDDRRLLLRPAQA, from the coding sequence ATGACCACGACCTTCGACGCCTTCGACCACGCATGCATGGCGCGCGCGCTGCAGCTGGCCGCGCGCGGGCTCTACACCGCGCGGCCCAATCCGGTGGTCGGCTGCGTGGTCGCGAAGGACGGCGCGGTCGTCGGCGAAGGCTGGCATCCGCGCGCCGGCGAGCCGCACGCCGAGGTCTTCGCCCTGCGCGAAGCCGGCGAACGCGCGCGCGGCGCCACCGCCTACGTGACCCTGGAGCCCTGCGCCCACCATGGCCGCACGCCACCGTGCGCCGAGGCGCTGGTGCAGGCCGGCGTGGCGCGGGTGGTGGCGGCCATGCGCGATCCGTTCCCGCGGGTCGACGGCGCCGGCTTCGCGCGGCTGCAGGCGGCCGGCATCGCGGTCGCCGCCGGCCTGATGGAGGGGCAGGCACGGGATCTCAACCGCGGTTTCCTGTCGCGCTTCACCCGCGGCCGGCCCTGGCTGCGGGTCAAGCTTGCCGCCAGCCTCGACGGCCGCACAGCGATGGCCAGCGGCGAGTCCAAGTGGATCACGGGCGAGGCCGCGCGCGCCGACGTGCAGCGCTGGCGCGCACGCAGCGGGGCGATCCTGACCGGCGCCGACACCGTGCTGGCCGACGACCCGGCCCTGACCGTGCGCCTGGGCGACGCCACCCCGTTCCAGCCACCGCTGCGGGTGGTGCTCGACAGCCGCCTGCGCAGCCTGGCCATGCCCAGGGTGCGCGACGGCTCGGCGCCCACGCTTTACCTGCATGGCCCGGACGCGGTGCCGCCGCCGGGCCTGGATGCGGAGTTCGCCGTCGTGCCGACGCGCGATGGCCACCTGGACCTGGAGTCCGCGCTGCGGCTTCTGGCAGGACGTGACATCAACGAGGTCCAGGTCGAGGCCGGCCCGGCCCTGTGTGGGGCGTTGCTGCACGCCGGCCTGGTCGACGAGCTGCTGCTGTACCAGGCGCCGCTGGTCCTGGGCGACACCGCGCGTCCGCTGTTCGCCGGGCTGGGGATCGAGGCCATGGCCCAGCGCCTGCGGCTGGAGCTGGTCGAGGCGGCGATGGTCGGGGACGACCGCCGCCTGCTGCTGCGCCCGGCCCAGGCCTGA